Sequence from the Priestia megaterium genome:
TCAGATTATACAGATAAGGAGATTGTCAAATGAAAAGCAGAACGTCCGTAATGGTTAGTATTGTGCTGGCAATGCTAGTGGCTTCGCTTGATTCAACGATTATGAATACGACGATGCCTGTTATTGCAAAAGAGCTTGGAAGATTTGATTTGTACGCGTGGTCGTTTGCTTCGTACATGATTGCAAGTACGATTTTATCTCCAGTAGCAGGGAGATTATCGGATTTATTTGGCCGCAAAAAAGTATTTGGGTTTGGAATTATTGCTTTTTTAATTGGTTCGATGCTTTGCGGCGTGGCAAATACGATGATTCAGCTTGTGCTTTTCCGTGCGGTTCAAGGAATAGGAGCCGGGTTTATGGTGGCGTTTCCCGCTATTATTGCCGGAGACTTATTTCCCGTAGAGAAGCGAGGGAAAATTCAGGCGCTGTTTACAACAATGTGGGGATTATCAGCTGTGTTAGCTCCGCTTTTAGGCGCTTTTTTTGTGGATTATTTAACGTGGAGATGGATTTTCTTTATTAATTTACCGGTATGTATCGTGTCATTTCTGACGTTAATGCCGTATCAAGAAAGCTATGAGCCGAAAAGAGCAAAAGTCGATTACATCGGTGCTATTTTATTTGGAGCGGGTGTTACGTCACTCCTGCTCGTTACGGTAGTGGAACAAAACCGAGTTGTGTATACAGTCGTTGGACTTATTTTACTAGTCATTTTTTATCTACATGAACGAAAACATGCTTCTCCGATTGTACCGCTGTCTATGTTCCAAAACAAAACGCTGTCATGGATTAATATCAATGCATTTATTGGGACAGTGGCTTTATTCGGTACGTCGAGCTACATTCCGTTATTTTTGCAGCGAGTGGCGCATTTGTCACTGTTTATGAGCGGAGTGGCGCTGTTAGGAACAGCGGTCGGATGGATGTCTGTGTCCGTTCCTGCGGGTAAATGGATTTTAAAACATGGCTACAGAAAGCTTTTGCTAATTGGGAATGTGCTGCTGGTTGGATCAGGAACGCTGCTGCTCATGCTAAATGAAAGTCACGGTTTCTTCTATGTGTTTTGCGTCATGATTGTACAAGGACTATCGTTTGGACTGCTGTCTACGGTTGGAGTCATTGGTGTGCAGCAATTAGTAGGAGGACATGAAAGAGGTATTTCTACGTCATTTTTTATGTTTTGCCGAAACATGGGAACAGCAATCGGCGTTACCATTATGGGTGCTTTGCTGACTTCAGGCGGAAGCTTTATGGCAGGCATTCATCACTTGTTTTTATTTGGCTTTGCAGGAAGCATCGTGGCTTTATTAACGTCGTTAAAAATTCAAAACGATACAGAAGCAAAGCACAATCGAGCTGCTAGTTAAGGGAATTTATGCTAAATATGTTTATTTCATAAAAAAACGGGAAGAAACCAAATAAGGTCATAGAATTGCCTAAGAAATCGTAGGCATATTCTTCTTCTTCTTTCACTTACTACATGTGGGACGCCGGGTATCGGCGTCTTTTTTTTGTGCTGTAAAGAGACTGATTATATAACCAAAAGCATATACATAAACGATTTTGTTTAAATAATGGGACTTTTTACAAAAATAAGTCTTTAAATGGTAAGAATCATTAGGTATAATTTAGTAGTCATTTAGCATATTTTAGAAATGTTTGACTGAGTTCGTACGAAAAAGTGAAAGGGGAAATTTCATGTCATGGCTCACCAAATGGTCGTTTAAAAACAAAGCGGCTATCACGATTATGTCTATTTTAATTTTAGCTTTAGGAGTTATCAGTTATTTTACACTTCCGATGGAATTCCTGCCGACCGCTGATCAGCCTCAAGTATCAGTAGTGGTTATGGGGCAAGGAACGGATGCAGACTCGATGGAAAAACAAGTTACGTCACCGATTGAAGAATCGGTCGCCGGTGTTAAAGGAAAAAGCAACGTGTATTCAACAACAGGAGACGGCTATTCTAAAATCGATATTTTATTTGAATCCAAAACGGATATGAAAGAAGCAAAAACAAACGTCCAAGAAGCGCTGTCTTCCGTGCAGCTTCCAGCCAATGTATCAAAACCTAATGTTATTCAATTAAATACCTCTATGATTCCCATTGCAGATATTTCACTTACATTTAAAGAAGGGTTAACAAGAGACAACCTAGACCTTGCAGAGAAAAAACTAATTCCTAAATATAAAGACATCAAAGGCATTGCTAGTGTTCAAACGTATGGAACAGCAGATTCCTACGTGTCTATTAAAGTTGATAATAAAAAATTGTCCGAAAAAAACGTGACCATTGATAAAGTCATCAGCGTGTTAGAAGGTAAAAA
This genomic interval carries:
- a CDS encoding MFS transporter, giving the protein MKSRTSVMVSIVLAMLVASLDSTIMNTTMPVIAKELGRFDLYAWSFASYMIASTILSPVAGRLSDLFGRKKVFGFGIIAFLIGSMLCGVANTMIQLVLFRAVQGIGAGFMVAFPAIIAGDLFPVEKRGKIQALFTTMWGLSAVLAPLLGAFFVDYLTWRWIFFINLPVCIVSFLTLMPYQESYEPKRAKVDYIGAILFGAGVTSLLLVTVVEQNRVVYTVVGLILLVIFYLHERKHASPIVPLSMFQNKTLSWININAFIGTVALFGTSSYIPLFLQRVAHLSLFMSGVALLGTAVGWMSVSVPAGKWILKHGYRKLLLIGNVLLVGSGTLLLMLNESHGFFYVFCVMIVQGLSFGLLSTVGVIGVQQLVGGHERGISTSFFMFCRNMGTAIGVTIMGALLTSGGSFMAGIHHLFLFGFAGSIVALLTSLKIQNDTEAKHNRAAS